In Candidatus Sedimenticola sp. (ex Thyasira tokunagai), the following proteins share a genomic window:
- a CDS encoding pyruvate, water dikinase regulatory protein, whose translation MIKRTVFFVSESTGITAETLGHSLLSQFEEGVEFRVIYMPFISTEEKAYRLAEQFEQLTVSEGIRPIVFATMAEPAVRHILEQSNCRYIELFDTFISPLSEELGVEPSGKSGLSHGMVNGETYEDRMRIINFAMVNDDGARLDKYDQADVILVGVSRTGKTPTCLYLAMHFGLRAANYPLTEEDFEVDEFSEALLKNKEKLVALTIDPTRLNRIREERRPGSPYASLARCYSEVKQAQRLFNRHKLLVFDTTSYSIEEVSSKIVKKIQSNVS comes from the coding sequence ATGATTAAGCGAACCGTCTTCTTTGTCTCAGAAAGCACGGGTATTACAGCAGAAACCTTGGGGCATAGCCTACTCTCACAGTTTGAGGAGGGGGTTGAGTTCCGTGTTATCTATATGCCGTTTATCTCTACTGAAGAGAAGGCTTATAGGTTGGCGGAGCAGTTTGAGCAACTGACAGTATCGGAAGGTATCCGCCCGATCGTTTTTGCCACTATGGCAGAGCCTGCGGTAAGGCATATTCTTGAACAGTCGAACTGCCGCTATATCGAGCTGTTTGACACATTTATCAGCCCCCTGAGTGAAGAGCTTGGCGTAGAACCCTCAGGTAAGAGCGGCCTGAGCCATGGCATGGTAAATGGTGAGACCTACGAAGATCGCATGCGTATTATCAACTTTGCGATGGTCAATGATGATGGCGCCCGTCTTGACAAGTATGACCAGGCGGATGTCATTCTGGTGGGAGTGTCACGCACGGGGAAGACGCCTACCTGTCTCTATCTGGCGATGCACTTCGGCCTCAGGGCGGCCAACTACCCACTCACCGAGGAGGATTTCGAGGTGGATGAGTTTTCTGAAGCTCTTCTCAAGAATAAAGAAAAACTGGTGGCGTTGACTATTGATCCGACAAGGCTCAATCGGATTCGTGAGGAGCGAAGACCTGGTAGTCCTTATGCCTCACTGGCACGGTGTTACTCCGAAGTGAAGCAGGCTCAGCGGCTGTTCAATCGCCACAAGCTTCTGGTTTTTGATACCACCAGCTACTCGATTGAGGAGGTTTCCTCAAAAATCGTTAAAAAGATTCAATCAAATGTCAGTTGA